The Streptomyces kanamyceticus genome window below encodes:
- a CDS encoding phytanoyl-CoA dioxygenase family protein: protein MDLSSNGVPIPFTPELFGPLRSSADLLPPRDPLALRERLHADGYLFLPGLLDRAEVLALRGRYFSLFPPGFLAPGTAPEEGVYSGRTPKDVPEYGVAGHPAYEFVRSAPFDRFVGNPVLGELAAHLLDFKAEMLPRRILRHFHRGTRRASRAHVDLDYMDEGSPRVVTMWTPVGDCPPPTGGLVYLEGSHRLPPEEYEPLRDTTDRPADRRQICHDLELTARTLGRRWLYADFAAGDVMVHLPRVIHASLDTTTDAMRLSVDTRFVRSDDTPDPRWLKPWSADDGA from the coding sequence GTGGACTTGTCGTCGAACGGCGTACCCATACCCTTCACTCCGGAGCTCTTCGGGCCGCTGCGTTCCAGTGCGGACCTGCTGCCCCCGAGGGACCCGCTCGCGCTGCGCGAGCGGCTGCACGCCGACGGGTATCTGTTTCTGCCCGGGCTCTTGGACCGCGCGGAGGTGCTCGCGCTGCGCGGCCGGTACTTCTCCCTCTTCCCACCGGGCTTCCTGGCGCCGGGCACGGCCCCCGAGGAAGGGGTGTATTCCGGCCGTACCCCGAAGGACGTCCCGGAGTACGGGGTGGCGGGCCATCCCGCGTACGAATTCGTGCGCTCGGCGCCCTTCGACCGGTTCGTCGGCAACCCCGTGCTCGGCGAACTCGCCGCCCACCTGCTGGACTTCAAGGCCGAGATGCTGCCGCGGCGCATCCTGCGCCACTTCCACCGCGGCACCCGGCGCGCATCGCGCGCCCATGTCGACCTCGACTACATGGACGAGGGCTCGCCCAGGGTCGTCACGATGTGGACCCCGGTCGGCGACTGCCCGCCGCCCACCGGGGGCCTCGTCTACCTGGAGGGCTCCCACCGGCTCCCGCCCGAGGAGTACGAGCCGCTGCGCGACACCACGGACCGCCCGGCCGACCGCCGCCAGATCTGTCACGACCTGGAGCTGACCGCGCGCACGCTCGGCCGCCGCTGGCTGTACGCCGACTTCGCGGCGGGCGATGTGATGGTGCACCTGCCGCGCGTCATCCACGCGTCCCTGGACACCACGACGGACGCGATGCGGCTCTCCGTCGACACCCGGTTCGTACGCTCCGACGACACTCCCGACCCGCGCTGGCTCAAGCCGTGGTCGGCGGACGACGGAGCCTGA
- a CDS encoding Clp protease N-terminal domain-containing protein, producing the protein MTDSERTTPQPPMRLDDLIDAIKKVHTDALDQLSDAVIAADHLGDVADHLIGHFVDQARRSGASWTDIGKSMGVTRQAAQKRFVPKNPGEAADLDPSQGFGRFTPRAKNVVMAAHNEAKAAHHDEIHTAHLILGLLGDPESLAAKAIVTQGVSLDDVRDAALDALPATADGEVPELVPYDAGARKVLELTFREALRLGHNYIGTEHLLLALVEFEDGSGPLTGLGLTKDGLTAWVAETLSVLTSGGNP; encoded by the coding sequence ATGACGGACTCCGAACGCACGACTCCGCAGCCTCCGATGCGCCTCGACGACCTCATCGACGCCATCAAGAAGGTCCACACCGACGCCCTCGACCAGCTCTCCGACGCGGTCATCGCCGCCGACCACCTCGGCGACGTGGCCGACCACCTCATCGGCCACTTCGTCGACCAGGCGCGCCGCTCCGGCGCCTCCTGGACCGACATCGGCAAGAGCATGGGCGTCACCCGGCAGGCCGCCCAGAAGCGCTTCGTCCCCAAGAACCCGGGCGAGGCCGCCGACCTCGACCCCAGCCAGGGCTTCGGCCGCTTCACCCCGCGGGCCAAGAACGTCGTGATGGCCGCGCACAACGAGGCCAAGGCCGCTCACCACGACGAGATCCACACCGCGCACCTGATCCTGGGGCTCCTCGGCGACCCGGAGAGCCTCGCCGCCAAGGCGATCGTCACGCAGGGCGTCTCCCTCGACGACGTCCGCGACGCGGCCCTCGACGCGCTGCCCGCCACGGCCGACGGCGAGGTGCCCGAGCTCGTTCCGTACGACGCGGGGGCGCGCAAGGTCCTGGAGCTGACGTTCCGCGAAGCCCTGCGCCTGGGCCACAACTACATCGGCACCGAGCATCTCCTGCTCGCCCTCGTCGAGTTCGAGGACGGCTCGGGCCCGCTCACCGGCCTCGGCCTCACGAAGGACGGCCTCACGGCCTGGGTCGCCGAGACCCTCAGCGTGCTGACATCGGGCGGCAACCCGTAA
- a CDS encoding pyridoxal-phosphate dependent enzyme yields MPGGTPARARDVSRIGRTPLVPVRLKVAGRWREVGLKLEQFNPGGSVKDRTAYALVEDMEDRGLLGPGRTVVESTSGNLGAALAYVCRSRGYPFVAVVDPKTSRRNLDEMAALAAAVERVDLPDAHGGYLRARLRRVRDLLASDPTCVWPDQYRNPANPRVHREQTGPEILRHGSESGSGSGGGSGSGCPDAVFVAVSTGGTLAGVAQYLRMVAPECHVVAVDVRGSVALGGPPGRRRLTGIGAGRPSDFARPGDCDQVRHVPDAEAVAACQVLRAQTGVGVGGSSGAVLAAAARYLTERPEAERVVCLCADGADRYEDTLYSGAWLREHGFTTGTTGTAAAARAEVAGLAFDAAEIV; encoded by the coding sequence GTGCCCGGAGGCACCCCCGCTCGGGCGCGGGACGTCTCCAGGATCGGGCGCACTCCACTGGTGCCCGTACGGCTCAAGGTGGCCGGACGATGGCGTGAAGTGGGCCTGAAACTCGAACAGTTCAACCCCGGCGGCTCGGTCAAGGACCGGACCGCCTACGCGCTCGTGGAGGACATGGAGGACCGCGGACTGCTCGGCCCGGGACGTACGGTGGTCGAATCCACCTCGGGGAACCTCGGCGCCGCGCTCGCCTACGTGTGCCGGAGCCGCGGCTACCCTTTCGTCGCCGTCGTCGACCCGAAGACGAGTCGGCGCAACCTCGACGAGATGGCCGCCCTGGCCGCGGCCGTGGAACGGGTCGACCTGCCCGACGCGCACGGCGGATATCTGCGGGCCAGGCTCCGCCGGGTCCGTGACCTGCTCGCGTCCGATCCCACCTGCGTCTGGCCCGACCAGTACCGCAATCCGGCCAACCCGCGCGTCCACCGCGAACAGACCGGACCCGAGATCCTGCGGCACGGAAGCGAAAGCGGCAGTGGAAGCGGAGGCGGCAGCGGCAGCGGCTGCCCCGACGCCGTCTTCGTGGCCGTCTCCACCGGCGGCACCCTGGCGGGCGTCGCCCAGTACCTGCGCATGGTCGCCCCCGAGTGTCATGTCGTCGCCGTGGACGTCCGCGGCTCCGTGGCGCTCGGCGGCCCGCCGGGGCGGCGCAGGCTGACCGGGATCGGCGCGGGCCGCCCTTCCGACTTCGCACGGCCCGGCGACTGCGACCAGGTCAGGCACGTGCCGGACGCCGAGGCCGTGGCCGCCTGTCAGGTGCTGCGCGCACAGACCGGCGTGGGTGTCGGCGGATCGTCGGGCGCCGTGCTCGCCGCGGCGGCCCGCTACCTGACCGAGCGTCCGGAAGCGGAACGGGTCGTCTGTCTCTGTGCGGACGGCGCCGACCGCTACGAGGACACCTTGTACAGCGGGGCCTGGCTCCGCGAACACGGCTTCACCACCGGTACGACAGGCACGGCGGCGGCCGCCCGGGCCGAGGTGGCGGGACTCGCCTTCGACGCCGCGGAAATCGTCTGA
- a CDS encoding Gfo/Idh/MocA family protein, with protein MRWGIAGYGDIVTRRVLPALRALGEEPVALWGRDARRAAQVAERYAVGASGSGQEVLLRGVDAVYVATPVVRHVPLARAALAACLPVLVEKPLAGALDAGAALDAAGRCAGVAYYRRLAPAVRRLREELRDWTPERVEVRFRCAFAPGPDDPMRWRTDPAVSGGGVLADAGSHRIDLLLHLFGRPCEVAAALGRRFPDGAERRAELGLRWRSGLVAHLLAEWSDEPPVDRFQLSGAGRTVTLDPLDSGRVEGLGAASLVLPPAANPHQPLLADFVRAAASGGAPVCPVAEARLVDDVIVAAGRSAAADGRPVRPWND; from the coding sequence GTGAGATGGGGCATCGCCGGATACGGCGACATCGTGACCCGCCGCGTCCTGCCCGCGTTGCGCGCTCTGGGCGAGGAACCCGTGGCGCTGTGGGGCCGCGACGCGCGGCGCGCGGCACAGGTCGCCGAGCGGTACGCCGTCGGGGCCTCCGGCAGCGGCCAGGAGGTCCTGCTGCGCGGCGTGGACGCCGTGTACGTGGCCACCCCCGTCGTACGCCATGTCCCGCTCGCCCGCGCCGCGTTGGCCGCCTGTCTCCCCGTCCTCGTGGAGAAGCCGCTCGCCGGGGCGCTCGACGCGGGTGCCGCGCTGGACGCGGCAGGGCGCTGCGCCGGAGTCGCGTACTACCGCAGGCTCGCGCCCGCCGTGCGACGGCTGCGCGAGGAACTGCGCGACTGGACGCCCGAGCGGGTGGAGGTCCGCTTCCGGTGCGCGTTCGCGCCGGGGCCCGACGACCCGATGCGCTGGCGCACCGACCCGGCCGTCTCAGGCGGTGGAGTCCTCGCGGACGCGGGAAGCCACCGGATCGATCTGCTGCTCCACCTCTTCGGGCGGCCCTGCGAGGTGGCGGCGGCACTCGGGCGCCGCTTCCCCGACGGCGCGGAGCGGCGGGCCGAGCTCGGCCTCCGCTGGCGCTCGGGCCTGGTCGCGCACCTCCTGGCGGAGTGGTCCGACGAACCACCGGTGGACCGCTTCCAACTCAGCGGCGCGGGCCGCACCGTGACGCTCGACCCGCTCGACTCGGGGCGTGTCGAAGGGCTTGGCGCGGCGTCCCTGGTGCTGCCGCCCGCGGCCAACCCGCACCAGCCGCTGCTCGCCGACTTCGTGCGGGCCGCCGCGTCGGGCGGGGCGCCGGTGTGCCCGGTGGCCGAGGCGCGCCTGGTCGACGACGTGATCGTGGCCGCCGGGCGCTCGGCCGCCGCCGACGGGCGTCCCGTACGGCCATGGAATGACTGA
- a CDS encoding DegT/DnrJ/EryC1/StrS family aminotransferase: MQLRHVRRLLAAEPALRFAAGPSAAPPAHRAWSRQLRSVITRLARVEHATLTVAQRTVSDEGELHREHLVLDSPLRGTFHGTLLAPRDIAQGPAVLVLGGKNARLDQLTGDVPPDHPDRNVAEQLARAGFVTLSLDHGIGGGLDAERRAGRDEGTLLAHAFALTGRSLLGALVGDALGALDVLSAHPLVDPDRVGLFGHSLGAAVALHTSLLTDDRRLPLCAASHLGSYPALYERLLTGHEGAVLPGILEYADLPDLYAAHAPAALQLQYGTADSFLEPADARAAARRVEEAYAVADADVEVHEIAMGHGTHVGHAADFFTRTLAKPHDAGPPAHQAEVPAQRIHFEVSQRRAVLDRVDAALASGMLTQGPQVARFEELSRAWTGTDTAAVASGSAALEIALRIIGVSGRTVLVPVNTFFATAAAAVRAGAAVRFVDIEPDGLGLDPDALRTALDLHPDTAAVLPVHIGGIVSPAIDAVLPLCAERGIPVVEDAAHAFGSTLRGRPAGSLGRFGAFSFYPTKVAISGEGGLLSAASAEDLEQVRRWRDHGKCAQGSTLHDRPGSNWRLSELHAAVGTVDLERFAVTLTARRELAARYDALLADVPGIRPHPVPDAAGSNYYKYLAYPDPEGPLDRALLKKRLRERHGVALAGEVYDHLLCDHPYFVTEGRSSEPGPFTRARWFARHHVALPLYPSLTEAEQIRVVAALRSELS; this comes from the coding sequence ATGCAGCTACGTCACGTCCGTCGGCTGCTCGCCGCCGAGCCCGCCCTGCGGTTCGCCGCAGGGCCCTCGGCGGCACCGCCGGCCCACCGCGCCTGGTCCCGTCAACTCCGTTCAGTCATCACCCGGTTGGCCCGCGTCGAGCACGCCACGCTGACCGTCGCGCAGCGCACCGTCTCGGACGAGGGAGAGCTGCACCGCGAGCACCTCGTCCTCGACTCCCCGCTGCGCGGCACCTTCCACGGCACGCTGCTCGCGCCGCGGGACATCGCGCAGGGGCCCGCCGTCCTCGTACTCGGCGGCAAGAACGCCCGGCTCGACCAGCTCACCGGCGACGTACCCCCTGACCACCCCGACCGCAACGTCGCCGAGCAGCTGGCGCGGGCGGGCTTCGTGACCCTCTCCCTCGACCACGGCATCGGCGGTGGCCTCGACGCGGAGCGCAGGGCGGGAAGGGACGAAGGCACCCTGCTCGCCCACGCGTTCGCGCTGACCGGCAGATCGCTGCTCGGCGCGCTCGTCGGCGACGCCCTGGGCGCGCTCGACGTCCTGAGCGCCCATCCGCTCGTCGACCCCGACCGTGTCGGCCTGTTCGGCCACAGCCTCGGCGCCGCGGTCGCCCTGCACACCTCGCTGCTGACCGACGACCGTCGGCTGCCGCTCTGCGCGGCCAGCCACCTCGGCAGCTACCCGGCGCTCTACGAAAGGCTGTTGACCGGCCACGAGGGCGCGGTCCTGCCCGGCATCCTGGAGTACGCCGACCTGCCCGACCTCTACGCCGCGCACGCCCCCGCCGCGCTGCAACTCCAGTACGGCACGGCCGACTCCTTCCTGGAACCCGCCGACGCGCGCGCCGCCGCACGGCGGGTCGAAGAGGCGTACGCGGTCGCCGACGCGGACGTGGAAGTGCACGAGATCGCCATGGGCCACGGCACCCACGTCGGCCACGCCGCGGACTTCTTCACCCGCACCCTGGCCAAGCCGCATGACGCGGGACCGCCCGCCCACCAGGCCGAAGTCCCCGCCCAGCGCATCCACTTCGAGGTGTCGCAGCGGCGCGCCGTGCTCGACCGCGTGGACGCCGCGCTCGCCTCCGGCATGCTCACCCAGGGCCCACAGGTGGCCCGCTTCGAGGAGCTCTCGCGTGCCTGGACCGGCACGGACACCGCCGCCGTGGCGTCCGGCTCGGCCGCCCTGGAGATCGCCCTGCGCATCATCGGCGTGAGCGGCCGCACCGTGCTCGTGCCGGTCAACACGTTCTTCGCGACGGCGGCCGCGGCGGTGCGCGCGGGCGCGGCAGTGCGCTTCGTCGACATCGAGCCGGACGGGCTCGGCCTTGACCCCGACGCGCTGCGCACGGCCCTTGACCTGCACCCCGACACCGCGGCCGTCCTCCCGGTGCACATCGGCGGCATCGTCTCACCCGCCATCGACGCGGTCCTGCCGCTCTGCGCGGAACGCGGCATCCCGGTGGTCGAGGACGCCGCGCACGCCTTCGGCTCCACCCTGCGAGGACGCCCGGCCGGGAGTCTCGGCAGGTTCGGCGCCTTCTCCTTCTACCCGACGAAGGTCGCGATCAGCGGCGAGGGCGGACTACTCAGCGCGGCCAGCGCCGAGGACCTGGAGCAGGTGCGACGCTGGCGCGACCACGGCAAGTGCGCCCAGGGCTCCACGCTGCACGACCGTCCCGGCAGCAACTGGCGGCTGAGCGAACTGCACGCCGCCGTCGGCACGGTCGACCTGGAGCGCTTCGCCGTCACGCTGACGGCACGGCGTGAACTCGCCGCGCGCTACGACGCGTTGCTCGCCGACGTGCCCGGCATCCGCCCGCACCCCGTGCCCGACGCCGCGGGCAGCAACTACTACAAGTACCTCGCCTATCCCGACCCCGAAGGCCCCCTGGACCGCGCGCTCCTGAAGAAGCGCCTGCGGGAGCGGCACGGTGTGGCGCTTGCCGGGGAGGTCTACGACCATCTGCTGTGCGACCACCCCTACTTCGTGACCGAGGGGCGGTCCTCCGAGCCGGGTCCTTTCACACGGGCCCGCTGGTTCGCCCGCCACCACGTAGCGCTTCCGCTGTACCCGTCGCTCACGGAGGCCGAGCAGATCCGGGTGGTCGCCGCGCTCCGCAGCGAGCTGTCGTGA
- a CDS encoding phenylacetate--CoA ligase family protein: MTTTFGTLHDTLRQRVPELAVDLDAWTRRMMRWHFDPATGSPFWVARRAKLRFDPVEDVNGFAALDLFGLFDKAELRTASARDLRPRGYQDRPFRVFETGGTTGTPCRIVNVTRLAYDVEIYRTVLEARGVAGGDVLAMTPSGPHAYGHFVEGLADSWRGAVHAIDFDPRWVKAALRAGGEADAYTAHLIDQTLALLAAERPSLLFTTSRLLLELAMRLPRPLHTYGIRAVCTGGTSCSAAEAEFLREEHLVGVEWIDTYGNTLVGHALQADAVPGAPELPGGTGHSYHLPPPFAVLKVVDPVDPWREVAVGERGRVRATTLLEDLFLPNLLERDSAIRTGPHPWFPWDGVAAVRPFQEDAAGAQEAVEGVY; the protein is encoded by the coding sequence ATGACGACGACGTTCGGCACTCTGCACGACACACTGCGCCAACGGGTGCCCGAGCTCGCCGTGGACCTCGACGCGTGGACGCGCCGCATGATGCGCTGGCACTTCGACCCGGCCACCGGCAGCCCCTTCTGGGTGGCGCGCAGGGCGAAGCTCCGCTTCGACCCCGTCGAGGACGTCAACGGCTTCGCCGCGCTCGACCTGTTCGGCCTCTTCGACAAGGCGGAGCTGCGCACGGCGAGCGCCCGCGACCTGCGCCCGCGCGGCTACCAGGACCGCCCCTTCCGGGTCTTCGAGACCGGCGGCACCACCGGGACGCCCTGCCGGATCGTCAACGTCACCCGCCTCGCGTACGACGTGGAGATCTACCGCACGGTCCTGGAGGCGCGCGGCGTGGCGGGCGGCGACGTGCTCGCGATGACGCCGAGCGGCCCGCACGCGTACGGGCACTTCGTGGAGGGGCTCGCCGACAGCTGGCGCGGCGCCGTGCACGCCATCGACTTCGACCCGCGCTGGGTGAAGGCCGCGCTGCGCGCGGGCGGCGAGGCCGACGCGTACACCGCGCACCTGATCGACCAGACCCTCGCGCTGCTCGCCGCCGAGCGGCCCTCGCTGCTCTTCACGACCTCGCGCCTGCTCCTGGAACTCGCCATGCGACTGCCACGCCCCCTGCACACGTACGGCATCCGTGCCGTGTGCACCGGCGGCACCTCGTGCTCCGCCGCGGAGGCGGAGTTCCTGCGCGAGGAGCACCTGGTGGGCGTGGAGTGGATCGACACGTACGGCAACACGCTGGTCGGCCATGCCCTGCAGGCCGACGCGGTGCCCGGCGCGCCCGAACTGCCGGGCGGCACCGGACACTCCTATCACTTGCCGCCGCCCTTCGCGGTCCTCAAGGTGGTCGACCCCGTGGACCCGTGGCGCGAAGTGGCCGTCGGGGAGCGGGGCCGTGTACGGGCCACCACGCTGCTCGAAGACCTCTTCCTGCCCAATCTCCTCGAGCGGGACAGCGCGATCAGGACGGGCCCGCATCCGTGGTTCCCCTGGGACGGAGTGGCCGCGGTGCGGCCCTTCCAGGAGGACGCGGCGGGCGCGCAGGAGGCGGTGGAAGGCGTCTATTGA
- a CDS encoding 3-hydroxybutyrate dehydrogenase, translated as MTSESPGPGEPPGARADGVDLGGRTALVTGGGSGIGRACAEAFAAAGALVHVADVDAESAKAVAASVGGVPHVVDLTDTDAVPGLPADVDILVNSAGTQHVAPIEDFPAARFEQLQRLMVTAPFLLLRHCLPHMYRQGWGRVVNISSVHGLRASPFKSAYVAAKHGLEGLSKVAALEAAPHGVTCNCVNPGYVRTPLVEGQIAAQAAVHGIDPADVVADVLLDRSAVKRLIEPDEVAAVAVWLCGPHTGYLTGASLPVDGGWTAG; from the coding sequence ATGACGAGCGAATCCCCCGGACCGGGCGAACCCCCCGGAGCACGTGCCGACGGCGTGGACCTCGGCGGACGCACCGCGCTGGTGACCGGCGGCGGCAGTGGCATCGGGCGGGCCTGCGCCGAGGCGTTCGCCGCCGCGGGCGCGCTGGTCCATGTGGCCGACGTCGACGCCGAGTCGGCGAAGGCGGTGGCCGCCTCCGTCGGCGGCGTGCCGCACGTCGTGGACCTCACCGACACCGACGCGGTCCCCGGACTCCCCGCCGACGTCGACATCCTGGTCAACAGCGCGGGCACCCAGCACGTCGCGCCCATCGAGGACTTCCCCGCCGCCCGCTTCGAGCAGCTGCAGCGCCTGATGGTGACCGCACCCTTCCTGCTGCTGCGGCACTGTCTGCCGCACATGTACCGGCAGGGCTGGGGCCGGGTGGTGAACATCTCCAGCGTCCACGGACTGCGGGCCAGCCCCTTCAAGTCCGCGTACGTCGCCGCCAAGCACGGTCTGGAAGGGCTCAGCAAGGTCGCCGCACTCGAAGCCGCCCCGCACGGTGTGACCTGCAACTGCGTCAACCCCGGTTATGTGCGTACGCCGTTGGTCGAGGGCCAGATCGCCGCCCAGGCCGCCGTGCACGGCATCGACCCGGCCGACGTCGTCGCCGATGTGCTCCTCGACCGTTCGGCGGTCAAGCGGCTCATCGAACCCGACGAGGTCGCCGCCGTCGCCGTCTGGCTCTGCGGTCCGCACACCGGCTACCTCACCGGAGCGTCACTGCCGGTCGACGGCGGCTGGACGGCGGGCTGA
- a CDS encoding zinc-dependent alcohol dehydrogenase yields MRRYELVGRRDIRPVADAPVPTPGPLEVLVRVRACTVCNRSDLAYFHYYGLREHAATGCFGHEIAGEVEAIGEGVRRVAPGQRVFVRTPLTTGYAEYALAREISVGALPDSVPFEQGAILQLLPLAVHATRGIRLGDRVVIVGQGPVGQMALRIAVLRGAAEVVAVDLDDWRLARSTEAGADAVHRVDGSAGQLAEVGGRFDVAVDAVGTPTTLNACVGLVRQNGLVVLLGTHHVDTHVTLDLVTWERKGLRVHSSAEPLDAARAEALAVAERIAHRRPGILRLPDLLTHTYPLDDLPKAMEQLSASRALYPDAEPAPYQGPPPETLKVAIVP; encoded by the coding sequence ATGCGCAGGTACGAACTGGTCGGGCGGCGTGACATCAGACCGGTCGCCGACGCCCCCGTGCCGACACCGGGACCGCTCGAAGTGCTCGTCAGGGTGCGGGCCTGCACCGTCTGCAACCGCAGCGATCTGGCCTACTTCCACTACTACGGACTGCGCGAGCACGCCGCCACGGGGTGTTTCGGCCACGAGATCGCCGGAGAGGTCGAGGCGATCGGCGAAGGCGTCCGCCGGGTGGCCCCCGGGCAGCGTGTCTTCGTGCGCACACCGCTCACCACCGGATACGCCGAATACGCCCTGGCCCGCGAGATATCCGTGGGCGCCCTGCCCGACTCCGTGCCCTTCGAGCAGGGCGCCATCCTGCAGCTCCTGCCGCTGGCCGTGCACGCCACGCGCGGCATCCGGCTCGGCGACCGCGTCGTGATCGTCGGGCAGGGGCCCGTCGGGCAGATGGCCCTGCGGATCGCGGTGCTGCGCGGCGCCGCCGAGGTCGTCGCCGTCGACCTCGACGACTGGCGCCTGGCGCGCTCCACGGAGGCGGGCGCCGACGCCGTGCACCGCGTGGACGGCAGCGCCGGGCAACTCGCCGAAGTGGGCGGCAGGTTCGACGTCGCCGTGGACGCCGTGGGCACCCCGACCACGCTCAACGCCTGCGTCGGCCTGGTCCGCCAGAACGGCCTCGTCGTCCTCCTCGGCACGCACCACGTCGACACCCACGTCACCCTCGATCTGGTCACCTGGGAGCGCAAGGGGCTGCGGGTGCACAGCTCCGCGGAGCCCCTGGACGCCGCGCGCGCCGAGGCGCTCGCGGTCGCCGAGCGGATCGCCCACCGCCGCCCCGGGATCCTGCGCCTGCCCGACCTGCTCACCCACACCTACCCCCTGGACGACCTGCCGAAGGCCATGGAACAGCTCTCCGCGAGCCGCGCGCTGTACCCCGACGCCGAGCCGGCGCCGTACCAGGGACCGCCGCCCGAGACGCTGAAGGTGGCGATCGTCCCGTGA
- a CDS encoding radical SAM protein — protein MSLDQAHSPQKVLAHGDLLRRFVAGEEIKPVHMRIGIMGACNMRCNFCNFHSPNEEQFYDLFSFKDSIATDKAVTLLREFAENDGRAVTFCGSGECTIHPGYTDICRAGHAAGLRIGLITNGSRLGRPKVASCVAETHTWVRIGLNAGTEATFDDITRDREQTFSKFIGSVGKLRESAVDPDFRIGFNYVITLQNYREIMDAARIAHESGAHYVRFEPEFYSAMGHETIESVMSEISESLTQAAELSTEAFEVSVPKLDRGPMDQVEEVEGDFEHCHYSRFVTAVGADGNLYPCPQVHLNSRYLIGNVVEQSYSEVLDGGPRAEWEASNPRRTDLCKSCFYRPQNELLELLKRGQIKLDEALDAYALEVPSTLHGDFV, from the coding sequence GTGAGTCTCGATCAGGCTCACTCGCCACAGAAGGTTCTCGCCCACGGCGATTTGCTGCGGCGCTTCGTGGCAGGGGAAGAGATCAAGCCCGTCCATATGCGGATCGGCATCATGGGCGCCTGCAATATGCGCTGCAATTTCTGCAACTTCCACTCCCCCAACGAAGAGCAGTTCTACGACCTGTTCTCGTTCAAGGACTCGATCGCCACCGACAAGGCGGTCACGCTGCTGCGAGAGTTCGCCGAGAACGACGGGCGGGCCGTGACCTTCTGCGGCAGCGGCGAGTGCACCATCCACCCCGGCTACACCGACATCTGCCGCGCCGGGCACGCCGCCGGGCTGCGGATCGGCCTGATCACCAACGGCTCCCGGCTCGGCCGCCCCAAGGTCGCCTCCTGCGTCGCCGAGACCCACACCTGGGTCCGCATCGGCCTCAACGCGGGCACCGAGGCCACCTTCGACGACATCACCCGGGACCGCGAACAGACGTTCTCGAAGTTCATCGGCTCGGTCGGCAAGCTCCGCGAGAGCGCCGTCGACCCGGACTTCCGCATCGGCTTCAACTACGTGATCACCCTGCAGAATTACCGGGAGATCATGGACGCGGCCCGTATCGCCCACGAATCCGGGGCGCATTATGTGCGCTTCGAACCGGAGTTCTACAGCGCGATGGGCCACGAGACCATCGAATCCGTGATGTCGGAGATCTCGGAATCCCTCACGCAGGCCGCCGAACTCTCCACGGAAGCCTTCGAAGTATCGGTGCCGAAGCTGGACCGAGGACCGATGGACCAGGTCGAAGAGGTCGAGGGCGACTTCGAACACTGCCACTACAGCCGCTTCGTGACCGCGGTCGGCGCCGACGGCAATCTCTATCCGTGCCCGCAGGTGCATCTCAACAGCCGCTATCTGATCGGCAATGTCGTCGAGCAGAGTTACTCCGAGGTACTCGACGGCGGCCCGCGAGCCGAGTGGGAAGCCTCCAACCCGCGCAGGACCGACCTGTGCAAATCATGTTTCTACCGGCCGCAGAACGAACTGCTCGAACTCCTCAAGCGCGGCCAGATCAAACTGGACGAGGCGCTGGACGCCTACGCGCTGGAAGTGCCGAGCACCCTGCACGGCGACTTCGTCTGA